The Acidobacteriota bacterium genome has a segment encoding these proteins:
- a CDS encoding zf-HC2 domain-containing protein, translated as MAEDKQKQTGIFGCEDFDVNLAAYLEGESNQEVRQHARQCSSCGSLLDDLESIRVAAKDLPLESPSSRVWSNIRVALANEGLIRERESLWRRWISSISLVPRTAPAAALAFALMLAVILVFKGDIQNNGDRNPALTQVTISSTGSADLLGVQSNLARTVQTMEENYKTHEALLDPSVKKVYRAGLASLDNSIQECLDSLQKQPHNALVRDYLMQAYAQKAEVLASALEYGGR; from the coding sequence ATGGCAGAAGATAAACAGAAGCAGACGGGGATTTTTGGATGCGAGGATTTTGACGTAAACCTGGCGGCGTACCTGGAGGGTGAAAGTAATCAAGAGGTGCGTCAGCACGCCAGGCAATGTTCTTCCTGCGGCTCGCTTCTGGACGACCTCGAATCGATCCGTGTTGCCGCGAAGGACCTGCCTCTGGAGTCTCCTTCTTCGCGCGTCTGGAGTAACATCAGGGTAGCGCTTGCCAACGAGGGTCTAATCCGTGAGCGGGAGAGCTTGTGGCGAAGGTGGATATCATCGATTTCGCTTGTTCCCCGCACAGCACCTGCGGCAGCCCTGGCATTTGCTCTGATGCTGGCGGTTATTTTGGTTTTCAAGGGTGACATCCAGAATAATGGGGACCGGAATCCGGCTTTAACTCAAGTGACTATTTCGAGCACGGGTTCGGCCGATCTGCTCGGTGTGCAATCGAACCTTGCGCGGACCGTGCAGACAATGGAAGAGAACTACAAGACCCATGAGGCGTTGCTGGACCCGTCGGTCAAAAAGGTTTATCGGGCTGGGCTGGCTTCACTGGACAATTCGATTCAAGAATGCCTTGATTCACTCCAGAAGCAACCGCACAATGCCCTAGTACGAGATTACCTGATGCAGGCCTACGCCCAGAAGGCGGAGGTTCTTGCATCAGCCCTGGAGTATGGCGGTCGGTAA
- a CDS encoding shikimate kinase — translation MNNHQQKLIYLVGFMGAGKSSVGTVLAQRMGWPFVDLDTVIEAGQGATIRQIFEHAGEPFFRQVEHAALVEVAKKAPAVIALGGGTFVQRPNFDLIRQTRGATIWLDCPIEELWQRCSAMDNRPLFRDRESFSKLFEQRLPYYRQSEFRIATGGRSSEEIAQEILRLGLF, via the coding sequence ATGAACAATCACCAGCAAAAACTGATTTACCTGGTTGGTTTCATGGGAGCCGGCAAGTCTTCGGTGGGCACGGTTTTGGCGCAACGGATGGGATGGCCATTTGTAGATCTGGACACAGTGATCGAAGCAGGACAAGGGGCGACGATTCGTCAGATATTCGAGCATGCCGGCGAACCTTTCTTTCGCCAGGTAGAGCACGCTGCGTTGGTGGAAGTCGCAAAAAAGGCCCCAGCCGTCATCGCCCTAGGCGGGGGAACTTTCGTGCAGAGACCGAATTTCGACCTCATTCGGCAGACCCGCGGAGCAACCATCTGGCTGGACTGTCCAATCGAGGAGCTCTGGCAGCGATGTTCCGCTATGGACAATCGCCCTTTGTTCCGCGATCGGGAAAGCTTCTCTAAACTCTTTGAGCAGCGCCTCCCCTACTACCGGCAGTCAGAATTCAGAATTGCCACTGGAGGGCGATCTTCTGAAGAAATTGCGCAGGAAATTCTGCGCCTGGGATTGTTTTGA